Within Melospiza georgiana isolate bMelGeo1 chromosome 21, bMelGeo1.pri, whole genome shotgun sequence, the genomic segment ACACTTATGCAGTGAAGCTAGAGAAAAATGCAGGTTCTGATGGTTTTCTATGCAACATTTCACACGGGAACCTTCAGAAATGCAAACATCAGCAGAGTCACCACCATGGAGgtgggacactggcacaggctgtctGGAGAgtctgtggatgctccatcctgaaaatgttcaaggccaggctggatggagcctggagcaacctgggacagtggaaggtgttcctgcccatggcagagagctGGAAcataaggtcccttccaacccaaaccattctgtgatcccaTAATTCTCTGTTTTACTCAGCTCATTAGCAAGGAGAGAAACTCAGACACAACATGGTCTGAGCAGGAGGGTTGGAGCCCTCTCACACAGCCAAGCACATTTCTCACACTATTTAGGGAATATTCACCTGTTCCcacttccctctgctcctctctcacCAGAGATGATCCGCTCTGCCACCCCTTTCCCTCTGGTCAGCCTCTTCTTCATGTTCATCGGCTTCATCCTGAGCAACATCGGCCACATCCGGCCCCACAGGACCATCCTCGCCTTCGTCTCGGGGATCTTCTTCATCCTCTCAGGTGAGTGCTGCGAGCCTGGTTTTCTCCTGACAGACCATGAGCATGGAGCATGTTTGCTTTGGTAGCTGCTGGTGCTCTCCTGACCTGCCCTGGTGGCTCCTTGTCGGACTCATCACTCCCAGCTCAGTCCCACAGCCTGATCAGACCTCGTGGGAtgggtgcagagctgtgtggaaATGTGGGGAAAGGCTGCCCAACCCATGAAGGAGCAGGTGCTGGGGGACAGGATGCTTCTTGTGAAACATCAGTCGCAGGAGAGATCTGAAACTTCAAACTGCTCAGTTGGGCTGTGTCTACATGAGAAAAGTGAATGTTTTATTCATGGTGTTGTGCAAGTGCTGAACAAATAGCTGTGACAGCTGAGCTTTGAAGCAGCTCCTACTGGAGCAAGATCTCTCCTCCCAGTGCTCACAGATTTCTCTGAACAGGGAGTGTTTGACTGGAATGAGAGGAGTTCCCTGggttggagcagcaggagggcagctcCTTTTCCCAGTTATCACAAGCACACTCCCAAGTTTTTTTACTTTCCCCCAAAGCCAGGCCTTCAGGAAGGTGCTTCTTCAGCAGCTTCATCCCTGAAGCATTTCCCACTGTCCCTCCCCAGGTCTGTCACTGGTGGTGGGGCTGGTCCTCTACATATCCAGCATAAATGACGAGATGCTCAACAGGACCAAGGACTCGGAGTCGTTCTTCAATTACAAATATGGCTGGTCCTTTGCCTTCTCTGCCATCTCCTTCCTTCTCACAGAGGTACCCACGTCCTGTATGAAGTGTATCCCATTCCCAGGGGTGGGCAGACTGAGGGTTTTGGCAAAAAGAGGGCTCAGAGGGGTTTaagggagggctgggagggtAGAGGGGTGAAGGGGACATGTGGAGGGGACAAACCCAACCTGGAGCACTGATGGGGCATTTGGTCACAGTTTGGTGGAGCTATGCCTGGTGGAGCCAGGCATGAGAAGCAGAGATGTGGTTGTGCTGCATTATTCAGTGCACAGATCCATGGGGCAGGGAGGTGATGGCACCCGGGTGCTTTTGAGCATCAGCACAGCTCAAAGCAGGCggtttctgtgatttctgcacAGCCCAAAGCAGGCggtttctgtgatttctgcacGGCCCAAAGCAGGCggtttctgtgatttctgcacAGCCCAAAGCAGGCGGTTTCTGTGCTGTCCCGTGCGGCTGGCGGCGCACCGGGGCCAGGGAGGTTCTCAgtccgtctgtctgtcctgcagagcGCCGGGGTGATGTCCGTGTACCTGTTCATGAAGCGCTACACGGCCGAGGACCTCTACAGACCCCACCCCGGCTTCTACCGGCCCCGCCTGAGCAACTGCTCCGACTACTCGGGGCAGTTCCTGCACCCCGACGCGTGGGCGCGGGGCCGCAGCCCCTCGGACATCTCCAGCGAGGCGTCCCTGCAGATGAACAGCAGCtacccagccctgctcaagTGCCCTGACTACGACCAGATGTCCTCGTCCCCGTGCTGAGCCCCCctggccccacagcccctccgCCCCAACTCCGTTTCTCGTTTTTTTAGGCCGCTCTTTTCTGGCCAATTCTCTATTTATAGGAGCGTAAATATAACCAGAGAGATTGGTTATGTAACCAATAGTGTAACCTAGAGAATTGGGATGTTTCcctttctttggtttttttttttgggttgttttattCCTCCCCGCATAACTAAGAATCTCTCCAAAGTCCTCCTCTCTCAGCTCATCCCGCTGAGCAAACAGCAGTTCTGCCTTGGGGATAAATCCAGGGCTGGACtcaagagcaggaaaaagaaaatagagtAGAACTCCGGGGAAAAAAGGTGTATTTTTTGGTGTAGGTAGGTAGGCTGATAAAGTTTGTGCATTCGACTGTATCATTGAATTCTATATTTACTGGCCTGAGTGCCAGCAGGCATAAAAGATTTGTGTATTCCAAAAAACCATCATTAGAAAAACATAAATTTTGTCTTGACTGAACACGTATTGGTTGGTATCTCTCACTGCTGGATATcacttccagccaggctggaatgGGAAATAGCCATCCTGCCATGACATCCTTCCATGGACACCAGCAGCTCGTTGTTCCTCTCTGGCCACCTGGAAACTGTTGCTTAAATATCCCATGTTAGACTGGAGGCACTCTggggtgctgggctggagggatcAGCATCCAAATTTCCTCTGCCATCCTATAGACAGGAGGCCTGAAGCATAAATGGGAGAATTTTAGTGCAGCATTGAGTGGAAAACAGCCCAAACCTTTCCCATTGGAAACATCAGGTGCAGGATTTAGAGGAAAGAAGTTATTTCAGTGAAAGGCAAGACCCCAAACTGATTTTGCTGAGATCATTGGTACAAGTCCACTGCAGCAAAGCAGTTGGCTTATTTTACGTTTTGGcaagaaaattgtatttttgctgctttttttgtttgtttggttggggttttttttttgtttttttgggggttttttttgggtttttgtgtgtgtgtgtgtgtgtgtgtgtgtgtgtgtgtgtgtgtgtgtgtgtatttattttgaGGTTTTAAGTTTGAAAATTTCATCTGATGCTTTGGCATTTTGGCCTTAGCCAGCTGCCAGGGGAAAACACCACTGCCACTGAGGGAAAACaaagggcagggaaggaaaaggctGTGATCCCTCATGCAAGCCCCAGCTTGTCACCTTGCAGGAGAAAGAGCTTTGCCCAAActttatttctgttcttgttACTTTAAACCTTTCTGAAAATTTccattctgcagaaaaaaaacagtCTGGGGATTCTTGGTGTATTTGAGCTTGTTTTGTCTTACtgttaattaaaagaaatagaatatttGCAGTTTTAACCTCATTTGTAGCACGCTGTGTAATGAATGTTGGACCTGTTGGttgttattatttaatattattatatattattcgctattaaatatttattatttataaactCCTCCAAAGCAGGGTGCAGCACCACTGTTTGCATCCATTACAACACCCATTCCACAGGACATCACTGCAGGAGTGTATCCAGCCAGCTCTGGAACAGGATTACTCCTCTCCACTTCCTCCAGAGAAGCAAGCAATGCATATTTAGTGTATATCTGGGTAGATTCCTAATTTGCAAAGTTTTAAAATCAGGGCATCTTTCTGTAGACGCAGTTCTATTCACCCTCAGTTTCTGTATGCCCCTCGAGCATTTTTGTGCTCTCACTTAGCCCCAGTTTTTCAGTGCTGTGTGACAGGTTGGCTGCTGGGAAGGTTCAGGCACTAAAGCACAACACAGCCCCACCTCCAGTACCAAATCTGCTGGTCCTCACCTGCCCCCAGCCTGACAAACCATCGGTTTTCCATCAGGATCCCCATATTCAGCGTGAATTAGGCTCCAGAAATCCACTGCAGTTCACAAGGAATCCTTTTGAGCTCCCCAGGGGCTGATCTGCTTTGCTGGGCTTGATGCTGGTGGTTTTTGGTGGCTCAAGGGTTGTTGCCTTTGCATGTAACTCTTGATGGATGCTGATATTGTCAGTCCTTGGGAGGGAGATGTTCAGGATCACCAGAACTGCTGATGGAGCCACAGGGGCTCTCCCATGGCCACATTCCCCTCACTAGAGAGTCATCCTGTGGTTAATCCAGTGCAGCTCCATgagatgtccctgtccccaagtggaATTTTCCTTTGCACTGATTAAATACAGAATTATTCATTTTATACATTTAAATGTTTGCCTACACAAGTAGAAGAAATTAGAAGAACTTCATGCCTTCCTCAAGGCCCCAGAAGGTTTAGCAGAGTCTAGGGGCGAATTagaaaagtaattattttaattcattgGAGAGATTCTCATCATGTGGCTGCATTTGTGAGCCTGGGAGTTCACACATTCACCCAGTGAACACAAGTGCAGGACTGCCAGAAAAAAGtctgttaaaataaatgtttgctGTTCGTTCAGCAAGTGCATATTTTAGAGAGGTTAATGTGGTGTTTGCAAAGCTCAGGCAGCAATGGTTGTGTCTTTGGGGgctgtcctgtccctcccaAAGTGCCTgttgtggcagcagctctcactgTGGACATACCAATGCAGTTTTCACATCTTTGTGGGCCCTGGAGAAACTTTTCCAGAGCCTTGGATCCTCGGAGCCCTGGCctgggtgaggggctggggtgagctcgcctgccctgccaggctcacTGCCCCAAGaaccagcctggagctgcagttcTCCAAGCAAGAAATGCTGAGTAAGTACATGCAGCACCCCCTTAGGACACCCATTAATGATTTTATCAGCCCTTCTAATTACCTGGCATGGTTTTACCCCACATCCTCCCTTCTTGAGGAGCAGCACTCAGTCCCCTCCTGCAGTCTCGCTCCCACCCACTTCAGTGATGCCCTCTCACTGggttctgtgtctgctgcttTGACTGCAGTAAATAAAAAGTGGAGTTTGAGGGTGAGATACCAATTAAATGAGAGGTTTTACCCCGTGAGTCCTCAGATTCACCCGATGGGATGAGCCAAGCCTCCCCCAGGCCCGTGGGAAGGTGACTGCTGTCTGACACTGCTCAGAAAATGGTTTGTACTGAGAAGCACAAAAACCTTGTTTTGCATGAATGACTAATTGGTGTCAGAGTCTGTGCACAAGGCTGTGGCTCCTTGAACTACAGCAGCAGAGCGAGATACTGGCCTTGTTCTCCTCCAGTTGCTGCTGGAGCACCTTGAGGCTCCAGAGCCCTTTCCTGCACAGTGAAAAAGCCACgattaaatacagaaattaacAAATAGTTGCAGATGacctgccctgcagtgctgctcccatGGAGCTGTGGTGGCAGTGGGCACGAGGAGCCACTGGAAGGTTCAGGTGAGGGAGGAGGTCCTGTGAGGCAGAACCCCTCAATCCAGGCAAGGAGGCAGCCCAAGAgccctgctgaagctgctgtgagatgagatgagatttGGGTGGATGTTTTGAGGCAAGCTGGTGCTGCTCTTGCCCAGGAGGGGCCATGGAGCTGTTGGTCAGGTAGGCAGGGGGAGAGCAAATCCTTCTGCTGGGTATTCCCCAGATGAACTTTGCTGTTGCATCATCTGGACACAGGGGGAAAAACCTGTGCCCTTTATCAGCTTCAAGCAGACAAGACCCAAAGGTATTTTTGATGGTGTTTTCCCTAAAACACAGCAATGTGGCAGGCTCAGGAGCTGACTTGGTGCACACAGTGTGGAGGTTTccagctcacagtgctctgctctcaggtCCTTGTGTTGCATTATTAATACAATTCATCAAGGTTGTGTATTCATTTTCCCAAAGGTGAGTTGGCCCCATGGGCTATCCAAGGTGTGCTAAGAAATTAAATAGTCTTATTCTTCCCTGCTGATAGCTTGTtagctgtgcagagctggtgtgcctgtgctggggatgctgtgtGAGCAGGCAGAATATTCACCTGAGTAAATACTCCTCCACTAATGAGAAGTAGCTGAgagatatttattttcttcttcttccttccctccttatgggatttatttatttacttatttttcccCACATTAACAGTCAAACCTATCtagaaaaagcagctttttatCTTCTTGTTTTCCTCATTCAGTTTTGGGGTGTTGGTAGGGTCTCCTTCACCCCACCAGCTCTTTGTGCCCAAGAGCCACATCAGCTCTTTAACTCTTCTTTCTGCAAACTGGCTGCACCACAGCACTCAGGaaagctgggcagggagcagggtgtccccagggtgtccccagggtgtccccagagccccagctgctccctgggtgccaccatggctgggaTGCTCCACTGACCTTTCCTCTGTGCACTGCAGGCTTTCTGTCTGCAGCTTTTGTGTAGATGTCAAATCCCAGCCTGTTCCCATGGATACAGGAGAAtgtagagagagagaggagctgcCTCCTTGCTTTATCTTCATGTGGGGTTTATATAGCTCAGGTTTTGGGTTATGGTGGCCtcagtgggcagtggcagcaaagggcaggaggtggctgcagcAATTGCCTTGTGTGTCTTTAATTGCAAGTCAGTGTCCCAAATGTAACCCTGCTTCTTTTCACACCACTTCATCTTTGAATCTCTGGTCAATTCTTTGTAGAAGAAAGACTCCTTTTTAATTATTATGACAATTTTTAATATAGGAAAGCGCTATTTCAACCAAAAAATTAGCCCCACTCCCCGATGTTGCCAGATTTTATCCCAAGGGCTGAATTCAGGGAATACCTTGACTCTAACTGGATATTTTCATGCCTTGAGCAGTTTGTACCATGATGTTCTGTGGGCTCTGCCCAGAATTTTTAATCAAACCACCCCAGAACTCCCCAAGCTTCATCCCTCTCTCCATTTCcaatgaaaagagaaatattcaCACAAAAATTGTGATTAATGTGCCTTGAAAATACGCAGCACCAGCAGTCAAGGTTATTCCCcaaaaagccattttttgtCATCGGCCCTGGACAAATCTCCTGGCTGTGATGAGATGCAGCTGCTTTTAATCTTTAATGCTGGGACAGTGTGCATTCATTTTCCTAGAGGCAGACCAGGTGTGACAGGGGTGCAGAGGAGGTTCCATGGCTTGTGCTTGTCCAGGTCTGCAGCTGCTCaaactggggctgctgcagctccctctgcccaAAGGGCTGCACCAGTCCTGCTTAGATTTTGCATCAAAGTCCTTCTTACCCCAATTAGTCCCAACCCCCACCAAACACCTCTAAATCTGCATGTAGATAAATGCAGAGAAGCCCAGAGCTGGGGTTCAGTTTTGTTGCTAATTAGCAAAGTGTTTAGGCACGTGCTGAAGCCCCTCAGACTCCAGCAGGATCCACCTCAGAGCCAAAATTAAGGCCAAGCAAAGCTCTGCTGAACAAGAGCTGCCTTTGTTAAACAGCACTTGGTAGCTGGGTTT encodes:
- the CACNG5 gene encoding voltage-dependent calcium channel gamma-5 subunit, yielding MLLAMSACSRKALTLLSSVFAVCGLGLLGISVSTDYWLYLEEGIVQPQNQTAEIKLSLHSGLWRVCFLAGEERGRCFTIEYVMPMNIQLTSESTINVLKMIRSATPFPLVSLFFMFIGFILSNIGHIRPHRTILAFVSGIFFILSGLSLVVGLVLYISSINDEMLNRTKDSESFFNYKYGWSFAFSAISFLLTESAGVMSVYLFMKRYTAEDLYRPHPGFYRPRLSNCSDYSGQFLHPDAWARGRSPSDISSEASLQMNSSYPALLKCPDYDQMSSSPC